A single Desulfomonile tiedjei DNA region contains:
- a CDS encoding glycerol-3-phosphate dehydrogenase/oxidase: MRRGVVGGGFSMHVEDIGKDWDLIVIGGGITGAGVLWEATRLGLKTLLVEQNDFAWGTSSRSAKLVHGGLRYLKDGRVWLTWESVKDRERLLREAPGLVEPLEFLMPLYQGAGPGKMALKAALVMYDLMAGKIRHGFLSAGEIASSLRHIKQDGLRGGFRFMDAQVDDARLVLRIIRESVRSGACVMNYTSVVELTRDGRGRVVGVTLEDTETHRTREVSARAVVNATGAWAERLHRSPEPGKHLRPLRGSHLVFPVSALPVDRAIGLMHPADRRPVYVLPWEGAVLFGTTDLDHGEDLSLEPSITIDEASYLMEGLRAFFPSLKISAAECLSTFAGIRPVLSEGKLAASKESREHVVWVDKGLVTVTGGKLTTFYRLAGDALAAARPFLKGVTGRAQSRPLFTSPTELPAAAGPLPDAVRVRLIGRYGMDAPDLLEMAKPEDLSVIPHSHTVWAELPFAARFEQVRHLSDLLLRRVRIGLLTPRGGWEFMERIRALCGPWLPWDTNRWDDEISKYQRHWKQAYGVPAEKDGPNGSTEIADHRD; encoded by the coding sequence ATGCGTCGCGGGGTGGTCGGAGGGGGATTTTCGATGCACGTGGAAGATATAGGCAAAGATTGGGACTTAATAGTGATCGGGGGCGGGATCACCGGAGCGGGCGTTCTATGGGAGGCAACACGGCTGGGCCTGAAAACCCTGCTTGTCGAGCAGAACGATTTTGCTTGGGGCACATCGAGTCGATCTGCCAAGTTGGTTCACGGCGGTCTGCGATACCTCAAGGACGGACGGGTCTGGTTGACCTGGGAATCGGTAAAGGATCGTGAACGCCTGCTCAGGGAGGCCCCGGGTCTGGTCGAGCCGCTCGAATTCCTGATGCCCCTGTACCAAGGCGCGGGGCCAGGAAAGATGGCCCTGAAAGCGGCCCTTGTGATGTACGACTTGATGGCGGGCAAAATACGGCACGGATTCTTGTCAGCCGGAGAGATCGCCTCGTCGCTGCGGCATATCAAGCAGGACGGCCTGCGAGGCGGATTCCGTTTCATGGACGCGCAGGTAGACGATGCCAGGCTGGTGTTGCGGATCATACGCGAATCTGTGAGATCGGGCGCGTGCGTCATGAACTATACATCTGTAGTGGAATTGACGCGCGATGGCCGTGGCCGTGTTGTTGGGGTCACCTTGGAAGACACGGAGACACACCGTACTCGGGAGGTCTCTGCCCGAGCCGTGGTCAATGCTACGGGCGCGTGGGCCGAGCGATTGCACCGCTCTCCCGAACCGGGGAAGCATCTCCGGCCTTTGCGGGGAAGCCACCTTGTCTTTCCCGTCTCTGCCCTGCCTGTTGATCGCGCCATTGGGCTGATGCATCCCGCGGACCGGCGGCCGGTATATGTTCTACCCTGGGAAGGAGCGGTTCTATTCGGAACCACGGACTTAGATCACGGGGAGGACCTGTCTCTGGAGCCTTCCATCACCATTGACGAAGCTTCGTATCTTATGGAGGGACTGCGGGCCTTTTTCCCGTCTCTCAAGATCTCCGCCGCGGAATGCCTGTCTACTTTTGCCGGGATAAGGCCGGTGCTCAGTGAGGGCAAGCTCGCCGCGTCCAAGGAATCGCGCGAGCACGTAGTTTGGGTGGACAAGGGGTTGGTGACGGTAACAGGCGGAAAGCTTACTACCTTTTACCGTCTGGCCGGCGATGCGCTTGCTGCTGCAAGGCCTTTCCTGAAAGGCGTCACAGGCCGTGCACAGAGCAGACCGCTTTTTACGAGCCCCACTGAACTGCCCGCCGCGGCTGGACCGCTCCCTGATGCCGTCAGGGTCCGGCTGATTGGGAGATATGGAATGGACGCGCCGGATTTGCTGGAAATGGCGAAACCCGAAGACCTGTCCGTTATTCCCCACTCCCATACCGTGTGGGCTGAACTGCCCTTCGCAGCGAGATTCGAGCAGGTGCGTCATCTTTCCGACCTGCTGCTCAGGCGTGTGCGCATCGGCCTCTTAACACCGCGGGGCGGCTGGGAGTTTATGGAACGAATCAGGGCTCTTTGTGGACCGTGGCTCCCGTGGGACACGAACCGCTGGGACGACGAGATAAGTAAGTACCAGCGGCACTGGAAGCAGGCTTATGGAGTACCGGCCGAAAAAGATGGGCCGAATGGTTCCACTGAGATAGCAGATCACCGGGATTAG
- a CDS encoding alpha-ketoacid dehydrogenase subunit beta, producing MSETRYIRAIAEALNEEMARDENVFIIGEDVGGPGGAFSATKGLLEKYGERRIRDTPISESAIVGLAIGAAAQGLRPVVEIMFADFLTVCMDQIVNQMAKTRYMFGGMYKLPMVIRAPGGGGLNAGPQHSQCLESWFAHVPGMKVVMPATPYDAKGLLKSAIRDDDPVLVLENKALYGSKGEVPDEEYLVPIGKADVKKAGKDVTVVSASRMVHQALDAAKALSKDGIDIEVIDLRTISPLDKETIFDSVEKTSKLVVAHEAVKAFGIGAEIAALVGEEMLDYLDAPVLRVGAPFVPVPFNLESFYLPNSQDVVTAVKKVMEY from the coding sequence ATGAGTGAAACACGATATATCAGAGCAATTGCAGAAGCCTTGAATGAAGAAATGGCCAGAGATGAGAACGTATTCATCATTGGCGAGGATGTTGGAGGCCCTGGAGGAGCGTTCAGCGCTACCAAGGGGCTCTTGGAAAAATATGGGGAAAGGCGGATCAGGGATACGCCGATCAGCGAATCGGCCATTGTAGGACTTGCCATCGGCGCCGCAGCCCAGGGCCTCAGGCCGGTTGTCGAGATCATGTTTGCAGATTTCCTAACGGTCTGCATGGATCAGATCGTCAACCAAATGGCTAAGACCCGATATATGTTCGGAGGCATGTATAAACTTCCGATGGTTATCCGAGCCCCGGGCGGAGGCGGCCTTAATGCAGGGCCTCAGCATTCCCAATGTTTGGAGAGCTGGTTTGCTCACGTTCCCGGCATGAAGGTGGTTATGCCCGCGACCCCGTATGATGCGAAAGGCCTCCTCAAATCTGCGATTCGAGACGATGATCCCGTGCTCGTCCTCGAAAATAAAGCGCTTTATGGATCGAAGGGAGAGGTTCCCGACGAAGAGTATCTTGTTCCGATAGGCAAGGCGGATGTGAAGAAAGCGGGCAAAGACGTGACGGTCGTCTCCGCGTCCCGCATGGTACATCAGGCGTTGGACGCGGCAAAGGCTTTGTCAAAAGATGGAATCGACATAGAGGTCATCGATTTAAGGACGATTAGTCCTCTGGATAAAGAAACAATTTTTGATTCGGTCGAAAAGACCTCGAAATTGGTGGTCGCACACGAAGCAGTCAAGGCATTTGGCATTGGAGCCGAAATCGCTGCTTTGGTCGGCGAGGAAATGCTCGACTATTTGGATGCGCCGGTTTTGAGGGTGGGCGCCCCTTTTGTCCCGGTCCCGTTTAATTTAGAGAGTTTTTATCTCCCGAATTCGCAAGATGTGGTCACAGCCGTGAAAAAAGTGATGGAATATTGA
- a CDS encoding TetR/AcrR family transcriptional regulator — protein MEKRVKKSTDKEFDKKCLIGRAAATLFDEKGYLETSLKDISLAANLSKGGIYHYFSSKHEILYFVLDNYMDLLAGGLEEDLKEISDNSSKIRHIIFRHLNLYNTKVPEAKALLIDSRNLPAQYFRAIAAKEKKYAQVLTDVLSDFLNGSVSKDKLKAVTFSLFGMCNSIMYWYDSEGPVTLKELSQICYDLFMNGIGSYKQESSDAQGSSAKQ, from the coding sequence ATGGAAAAAAGAGTCAAGAAATCTACCGACAAAGAATTCGATAAGAAATGTCTTATCGGAAGAGCGGCTGCAACGCTATTCGATGAAAAGGGATACTTGGAAACAAGTCTGAAAGATATTTCCCTTGCCGCGAATTTGAGCAAGGGAGGTATTTACCACTATTTCTCGAGTAAGCACGAAATCCTTTACTTCGTTTTAGACAACTATATGGATCTCCTTGCAGGGGGGTTGGAGGAAGACTTGAAAGAGATTTCCGACAATTCTTCAAAGATCCGACACATTATTTTCCGGCATCTGAATCTTTACAATACAAAGGTTCCCGAGGCCAAAGCGCTCCTCATTGATTCGCGCAACCTGCCTGCACAATATTTCAGAGCCATTGCCGCAAAAGAAAAAAAATACGCCCAAGTCTTGACTGATGTCCTTTCAGATTTTCTGAATGGGAGTGTTTCGAAGGATAAGTTAAAAGCCGTTACCTTCTCCTTATTCGGGATGTGCAACTCAATCATGTACTGGTACGACTCTGAAGGACCTGTCACACTCAAAGAGCTATCTCAGATCTGCTACGACCTCTTCATGAACGGAATAGGTTCCTACAAACAGGAATCATCAGATGCCCAGGGGAGTTCTGCAAAGCAATAA
- the lpdA gene encoding dihydrolipoyl dehydrogenase: protein MKSERVIVVGGGVGGYPAALRASRMGADVTLIEKEKIGGVCLNKGCIPTKVLLHSTSIYEEVKKASLFGLTTEKLKIDFGALLARKNAVVNRLTAGVASLLKNKKVKVLNGTAAFTDTNSMKILETGEVVNGDKFILATGSVPAQLSLRGSDNIPLLTSDDLLNMKSLPNSLLIVGGGYIGVELGQFYSRMGVKVTIVEMLNRIVPTEDEEISSALEAALRKEGIGILTRTTGEKIEKAGKNKKVTLSGPDGRQEIMASEVAQSVGRRPHYAGTNVEKIGLKTERGRIVVNDKMETNIPHIYAVGDVTGGIMLAHVAMAEGECAARNALGNQSPLSYRAVPRCIYTAPEVASVGLTERNAIEERGSVQVGRFPFHAIGKASLMEETEGMIKIVADKKHGEVLGVHIIGPHATELIAEAVLALELEVTVEELAHMIHPHPTLSEGMGEAAMMLSGGALHLP from the coding sequence ATGAAAAGCGAGCGAGTGATTGTTGTTGGAGGCGGTGTTGGAGGGTATCCTGCGGCCCTTCGGGCATCGAGGATGGGAGCTGACGTCACCCTTATCGAAAAGGAGAAGATAGGCGGCGTATGTCTTAACAAGGGATGTATTCCTACCAAAGTGCTTCTGCACTCCACATCAATTTACGAAGAAGTGAAAAAGGCTTCGCTATTCGGTCTAACCACGGAGAAGCTAAAGATTGATTTCGGTGCACTGCTGGCTCGGAAAAATGCGGTGGTCAACAGACTGACGGCAGGTGTGGCGAGCCTTTTGAAGAACAAAAAAGTAAAGGTATTGAACGGAACAGCGGCTTTTACAGATACCAACAGCATGAAGATTCTGGAAACCGGGGAAGTCGTCAACGGAGACAAATTCATTTTGGCTACCGGCTCTGTGCCTGCTCAACTTTCACTACGCGGCAGCGACAACATTCCACTTTTGACAAGCGATGATCTCCTAAATATGAAGTCCCTTCCCAACAGTCTCCTGATTGTCGGAGGAGGCTACATCGGGGTTGAACTCGGCCAATTCTATAGCAGGATGGGAGTCAAAGTCACAATTGTGGAAATGTTGAATCGTATCGTCCCGACAGAGGATGAGGAAATCAGCTCGGCGCTGGAAGCTGCACTGCGAAAAGAGGGAATTGGCATCTTAACCCGGACCACCGGTGAGAAGATTGAGAAGGCCGGAAAAAACAAAAAAGTGACTCTTTCGGGACCGGACGGTCGGCAGGAAATTATGGCGTCGGAAGTTGCTCAATCCGTGGGACGAAGGCCCCACTACGCGGGGACGAACGTTGAGAAAATCGGCTTGAAAACCGAGCGGGGGCGGATTGTCGTAAACGATAAAATGGAGACGAATATCCCCCATATTTATGCCGTGGGAGACGTGACCGGGGGCATCATGCTGGCGCACGTGGCAATGGCCGAAGGAGAATGTGCAGCTCGCAATGCATTGGGAAATCAGTCCCCCCTTTCCTATCGCGCTGTTCCTCGCTGTATTTACACCGCTCCTGAGGTTGCATCTGTAGGGTTGACTGAAAGGAATGCGATTGAAGAGAGAGGCTCGGTACAAGTCGGGCGATTCCCCTTCCACGCTATCGGCAAGGCTTCGCTGATGGAAGAAACGGAAGGGATGATTAAGATCGTTGCCGACAAAAAACATGGGGAAGTTTTGGGAGTTCACATTATTGGACCACACGCCACAGAACTGATCGCGGAGGCGGTGCTCGCCCTGGAGCTGGAAGTTACGGTGGAGGAACTGGCCCATATGATTCATCCTCATCCTACCCTCTCCGAGGGGATGGGAGAAGCTGCCATGATGCTAAGCGGTGGGGCCTTGCACCTTCCTTAG
- a CDS encoding FAD-binding oxidoreductase yields MKHEDAFYPDWTGEPPKDRTYRSIFKWGDPQGFKHPNVRLYRLLKEKLNMTDGDFTHKTNTGDEEVRVSRPVILSSSQIEIFRDLVGEENVDQDDFARARFALGKTTEEAMMLREGEVGPVADLVVHPRDKHDVMRVVEYCNQQRIPVYVYGGGSSVTLGLRPTRGGITLVMSTHMNRVLDFNETNQTITVEPGIMGPEYEKALNNAPELFKARRRYTGGHFPQSFEYSTVGGWIVTLGSGQESSYYGDACDLVVSQEYVTPVGTFKTADYPAAATGPKVNDIMKGSEGAFGVLVGATIRFFRRCPENYQNFGFMFPTWDAALDAAREISQAEFGLPAMFRVSDPEETEVALKLYGIDGSIVDRIMRYRGLEPSKRCLCIGRSVGERGFAKNVKRNVRRICRARGAMYLTGYPVSRWEHGRYTDPYMREDLNDYGVIIDTLETSVSWDAIRTVWGGVTAFLKSRPHTICMTHASHFYPQGTNLYFIFITRTKDLADYRKFHRAIIDRIEEHGGSLSHHHGVGKMMAPWMERHIGSVQMEVLRALKRHFDPNSIMNPGGTLGLDL; encoded by the coding sequence ATGAAGCACGAGGACGCTTTCTATCCCGACTGGACTGGCGAGCCTCCAAAAGATAGAACCTATCGTTCCATATTCAAGTGGGGAGATCCTCAAGGTTTCAAGCACCCGAACGTCAGGTTGTATAGGCTCTTGAAGGAAAAGCTCAACATGACGGACGGGGACTTCACGCATAAGACGAACACAGGCGATGAAGAAGTTCGGGTCAGCCGGCCCGTGATCCTTTCCAGCTCACAAATAGAGATCTTTCGGGACCTGGTGGGCGAGGAAAATGTCGATCAAGATGATTTTGCACGTGCCAGGTTTGCTTTGGGCAAGACCACGGAAGAGGCAATGATGCTCAGGGAAGGGGAAGTGGGCCCCGTGGCGGACCTGGTGGTCCATCCCCGCGACAAACACGATGTCATGCGTGTGGTGGAATACTGCAACCAGCAAAGGATTCCCGTGTATGTATATGGCGGCGGTTCTTCGGTGACGCTCGGACTGCGTCCCACAAGAGGCGGGATTACTCTGGTGATGAGCACTCACATGAACCGGGTGCTCGACTTCAACGAGACCAACCAGACTATCACCGTGGAGCCGGGTATCATGGGGCCGGAGTACGAAAAGGCCCTCAACAACGCGCCGGAGCTGTTCAAGGCTCGCAGAAGATACACCGGCGGCCACTTTCCTCAATCGTTCGAATATTCGACGGTCGGCGGCTGGATCGTGACGCTCGGCTCCGGCCAGGAATCATCCTATTACGGGGATGCATGCGATCTGGTGGTCAGCCAGGAATATGTGACGCCGGTGGGCACCTTCAAGACCGCAGATTATCCCGCCGCGGCCACGGGACCTAAGGTAAACGACATCATGAAGGGGAGCGAAGGAGCTTTCGGAGTGCTGGTCGGCGCTACTATAAGATTTTTCAGGCGCTGCCCCGAAAACTATCAGAATTTCGGATTCATGTTTCCCACCTGGGACGCCGCTCTGGATGCCGCGCGGGAGATCAGCCAGGCGGAATTCGGCCTGCCCGCAATGTTCAGGGTCTCAGATCCGGAAGAGACCGAAGTGGCCTTGAAGCTGTACGGCATAGACGGTTCGATCGTGGACAGAATTATGCGTTACCGCGGCCTGGAACCTTCCAAACGGTGCTTGTGCATCGGACGCAGCGTGGGTGAAAGGGGCTTCGCGAAAAATGTGAAACGCAACGTTCGCAGAATATGCCGTGCTCGTGGGGCAATGTATTTGACGGGCTATCCGGTAAGCCGCTGGGAACATGGCAGGTATACCGATCCGTACATGCGCGAAGACCTGAATGATTACGGTGTCATTATCGACACGCTCGAGACTTCGGTTAGTTGGGACGCCATCCGCACAGTCTGGGGCGGCGTCACGGCATTTCTGAAGAGCCGGCCTCACACCATTTGCATGACGCATGCGTCTCACTTTTATCCGCAGGGAACAAATCTATATTTCATCTTCATAACAAGAACCAAGGACCTCGCGGATTACCGGAAATTCCACCGTGCCATCATCGACCGGATCGAGGAGCACGGTGGCTCCTTGAGCCATCATCATGGCGTGGGCAAAATGATGGCTCCGTGGATGGAGCGGCATATTGGATCGGTCCAGATGGAAGTCTTGCGAGCCCTCAAACGACATTTCGATCCGAACAGTATTATGAATCCCGGAGGGACGCTTGGGCTGGATCTTTAG
- a CDS encoding 2-oxo acid dehydrogenase subunit E2: protein MAIQVLMPKIGLTMTEGKILEWKKKEGEWVEKGEIIYVFETEKVTFDVEAPESGFLAQILAQIDETVPVGAVVGLLVKEKGEAVDVTTGKAKPISEDTKKPAPEVRTDRRGKIRATPMAKRLAKERGLDLESLSGSGVGGRIKIKDVDLSVEGKTGSAENVAIGSSERFSPQAGDGKLEKLSGMRRIIAQKMLASKIETAQTYMTVSVDAAKILESREKLAPVAERIAKVRLTITDILMKITASAIALHPIMNTRWTPDGIIWFDTIHMGMAMALEEGLIVPVIWDIGKKSLSDTAKARAKLVENGRTGKLTPDEMKGSTFTLSSLGMFGVEEFTANINQPESAILAVGAILDKPVVVNKEVLIRPIMKLTLSYDHRVIDGAKAAEFMKTLKELMEDPILILA from the coding sequence ATGGCAATTCAAGTACTGATGCCCAAGATCGGCCTCACCATGACGGAAGGCAAGATCCTTGAATGGAAGAAAAAAGAAGGTGAATGGGTTGAAAAAGGAGAGATCATCTACGTGTTTGAAACCGAAAAGGTGACCTTTGATGTGGAGGCCCCGGAATCGGGATTTCTTGCCCAAATACTGGCCCAGATAGATGAGACCGTTCCGGTCGGAGCGGTTGTCGGGTTGCTTGTTAAGGAAAAAGGAGAAGCTGTCGATGTGACCACCGGGAAAGCGAAGCCAATCTCCGAGGACACCAAGAAACCGGCCCCGGAGGTCCGAACGGATAGAAGAGGCAAAATTAGAGCGACTCCAATGGCTAAGAGGCTTGCCAAGGAGCGTGGGCTGGATTTGGAAAGCCTGTCCGGCTCCGGTGTTGGAGGACGAATCAAGATCAAGGATGTCGATTTGTCTGTCGAGGGTAAAACAGGCAGTGCCGAAAATGTCGCTATCGGCTCTTCAGAGCGGTTTTCGCCTCAGGCGGGCGACGGCAAGTTAGAGAAACTGTCCGGGATGAGAAGGATCATTGCCCAAAAGATGCTGGCAAGCAAAATCGAGACGGCCCAGACATATATGACCGTTTCGGTTGATGCCGCAAAAATACTGGAATCGAGGGAAAAGCTTGCTCCGGTCGCGGAAAGGATCGCGAAGGTTCGTCTCACAATTACCGATATCCTTATGAAGATTACCGCCTCGGCCATTGCGCTTCATCCCATTATGAACACCAGATGGACGCCGGACGGCATAATCTGGTTCGACACCATTCATATGGGAATGGCAATGGCACTTGAAGAAGGCCTCATTGTTCCGGTGATCTGGGATATCGGGAAGAAGTCCCTTTCCGACACTGCTAAGGCCAGGGCCAAATTGGTGGAAAACGGGAGAACCGGGAAGCTGACGCCTGACGAAATGAAAGGCAGTACCTTCACGCTATCCTCCTTGGGAATGTTCGGCGTCGAGGAGTTTACAGCCAATATTAACCAACCTGAAAGCGCTATTCTCGCAGTCGGTGCCATTTTGGACAAGCCTGTGGTTGTCAACAAAGAGGTCCTGATTCGCCCCATAATGAAATTGACACTAAGCTACGATCATCGGGTGATCGACGGTGCAAAAGCCGCCGAGTTTATGAAGACCCTGAAAGAATTGATGGAAGATCCAATCCTGATTCTTGCATAA
- a CDS encoding thiamine pyrophosphate-dependent dehydrogenase E1 component subunit alpha, protein MADKETLLELLYLMLKVRRVEECLLDVFAQGKIPGFIHVGIGQEAVAAGVCSCLKPDDFIFTTHRGHGQALAKGIELNRFMAEIYGRKDGFCKGKAGSMHVASKEAGVAGSNGIVGAGLPISLGTAFASQYRDENAVTVCFFGDGASNQGTFHESLNLAALWNLPVIFCCENNGWAQFTPQKVYMKLENISKRAESYGMAGVTVDGDDVIKVREEAEKAVSKARKGEGPTLLECKTHRWFGHYAGDPQKYRSPTEVESTREFDPIVKFEEFLLKSKFIDQAHVDTLEAKIKSEIQGAIDFAESSPIAGPEELFTDVYA, encoded by the coding sequence ATGGCCGACAAAGAAACACTCTTAGAGCTTCTTTACCTGATGCTGAAGGTCAGACGGGTCGAGGAATGTCTCCTCGACGTGTTCGCGCAGGGAAAGATACCCGGGTTCATACATGTAGGCATTGGGCAGGAGGCTGTGGCCGCGGGAGTTTGTTCTTGTTTGAAACCGGATGACTTCATTTTTACCACGCACAGAGGTCATGGGCAGGCTTTGGCCAAAGGGATTGAGCTAAACCGTTTCATGGCGGAAATCTACGGCCGAAAGGACGGCTTCTGTAAAGGGAAGGCCGGTTCCATGCACGTGGCTTCCAAGGAAGCGGGCGTTGCAGGTTCGAATGGGATCGTAGGTGCAGGCCTTCCGATCTCTCTCGGGACCGCGTTTGCATCCCAGTACAGGGACGAGAATGCGGTTACCGTCTGCTTCTTTGGTGATGGAGCTTCTAATCAAGGGACTTTTCACGAATCCTTGAACTTGGCCGCTCTGTGGAACCTTCCGGTTATCTTTTGTTGTGAAAACAACGGGTGGGCCCAATTTACCCCTCAAAAGGTCTATATGAAGCTGGAAAACATCAGTAAACGGGCGGAATCCTATGGAATGGCCGGGGTAACCGTTGACGGAGACGACGTAATTAAAGTCCGTGAAGAAGCGGAAAAAGCGGTGTCCAAGGCCCGGAAGGGCGAAGGTCCTACGCTACTGGAGTGCAAGACCCACCGTTGGTTCGGCCACTACGCGGGAGACCCTCAGAAATATCGGTCCCCAACGGAAGTTGAAAGCACTCGAGAGTTTGATCCAATTGTGAAGTTTGAGGAGTTCTTGCTCAAATCCAAATTTATCGACCAGGCACACGTCGATACCTTGGAAGCAAAGATCAAATCGGAAATTCAAGGAGCCATCGACTTTGCGGAGAGCAGCCCGATTGCGGGCCCCGAAGAACTCTTTACCGACGTATATGCCTAA
- a CDS encoding FGGY-family carbohydrate kinase, giving the protein MADVILAIDCGTQSLRALLFTAKGDLLDRAGVEYEPHFRTKPGWAEQDPNLFWRSLCETCQTLKSRAPGLFERIGGVGITTQRDSMVNVDEKGVPLRPVITWLDQRKAGSVYHPWAPMRLAYRAVRMAEAIGKLQADGKCNWIRQNEPEIWDRTHKYLQVSGFLNFKLTGEFKDSVASQIGHIPFNYKKFRWASKWELASKLFPVERTKLPEVVAPGDRIGLVCPEAARETGIPEGIPVIACGSDKGCETIGMGVVNEESASLSFGTTATVQTTTKKYFEPIRFMPPYPALIAGHYNPEVEIFRGYWMITWFKNEFAHKEVLEAHDRGVAPEQVLDDLLRQVPAGSAGLLVQPYWGPGLKHSEAKGAMIGFGDVHRKPHVYRAVIEGLGYALLEGLHQMERAGKFTAERVTVSGGASQSNEICSITADIFDLPLLRGATHETAGLGAAITTSVGLGIHPSFDAAIRGMVKYEKTFEPNPQNAAIYRELYHRVYRKMYQSLQPLYEQIREITGYPEKIAETKRGA; this is encoded by the coding sequence ATGGCCGACGTTATACTTGCCATTGATTGCGGGACCCAGAGTTTGCGGGCCTTGCTCTTCACTGCTAAGGGGGACCTTCTGGACAGGGCCGGGGTCGAGTACGAGCCGCATTTCAGGACCAAACCCGGGTGGGCCGAACAAGATCCCAATCTGTTCTGGCGCAGCCTCTGTGAGACGTGCCAAACCTTGAAGTCGCGAGCGCCCGGCCTCTTCGAACGTATTGGCGGGGTCGGGATCACGACCCAGAGGGACAGCATGGTAAACGTGGATGAAAAGGGCGTCCCTTTGCGTCCCGTGATCACCTGGCTTGATCAACGTAAGGCCGGCAGCGTTTATCATCCGTGGGCGCCCATGAGATTGGCTTACCGGGCCGTACGAATGGCTGAGGCGATCGGCAAGCTTCAGGCTGATGGAAAGTGCAACTGGATCAGACAAAACGAGCCGGAAATATGGGACAGAACACACAAATATCTTCAAGTTTCAGGCTTCTTGAACTTCAAGTTGACCGGCGAATTCAAAGACTCCGTTGCCTCTCAAATCGGCCATATTCCTTTCAACTACAAGAAGTTCCGATGGGCCTCGAAATGGGAACTCGCCAGCAAACTCTTTCCCGTGGAGCGTACCAAGCTGCCTGAGGTTGTGGCGCCCGGAGACCGGATCGGCCTGGTCTGTCCGGAGGCTGCCAGAGAAACCGGCATCCCCGAGGGGATACCCGTGATTGCCTGCGGGTCGGACAAGGGTTGCGAAACCATCGGCATGGGTGTTGTAAACGAAGAATCCGCCAGCTTGAGCTTCGGCACCACAGCTACGGTGCAAACCACGACCAAGAAGTATTTTGAGCCCATTCGCTTCATGCCTCCTTACCCTGCTCTCATTGCAGGCCACTACAACCCGGAAGTGGAAATCTTCAGGGGTTACTGGATGATCACCTGGTTCAAGAACGAGTTCGCGCATAAAGAGGTGCTGGAAGCACACGATCGCGGTGTGGCACCGGAACAGGTGCTTGACGACCTCCTCCGGCAGGTCCCGGCAGGCTCTGCAGGGCTGCTCGTGCAACCCTATTGGGGCCCGGGCCTGAAACACTCGGAGGCAAAAGGGGCCATGATCGGCTTCGGTGATGTCCACAGGAAACCGCATGTGTACCGAGCGGTCATCGAAGGGCTCGGGTACGCTCTGCTGGAAGGTCTGCATCAGATGGAACGAGCCGGCAAGTTCACCGCGGAAAGGGTCACGGTTTCAGGCGGCGCTTCGCAGAGTAATGAAATATGCAGTATAACCGCGGACATCTTTGATCTGCCGCTGTTGCGGGGTGCAACCCATGAGACCGCGGGCTTGGGGGCCGCGATTACGACTAGCGTGGGGCTCGGCATTCATCCGTCCTTTGACGCGGCAATTCGGGGAATGGTGAAATACGAAAAGACCTTCGAACCGAACCCTCAGAACGCGGCAATCTACCGCGAACTGTATCACCGTGTGTACAGGAAGATGTACCAGTCGCTCCAACCTCTATATGAACAGATTCGCGAAATCACCGGGTACCCTGAGAAAATCGCAGAAACCAAGAGAGGAGCATAG